CCGGCAGCCGGCCGGGCGGCCGAGGGAAGGACGGTCACGCTTGGCCTCGCCAAGTTCGGCACGGTGAGCTGGGAGATCGACACCATCCGGCGCCACGGGCTCGACAAGGCGGCGGGGCTGGAGCTGAAGCTGGTCGACCTCGCCAACACCGAGGCTGGCAAGATCGCCCTGATGGGCGGCAGCGTGGACATGATCGTCAGCGACTGGATCTGGACCAGCCGCCAGCGCAGCGACGGCGCCCTGCTCAGCTTCATCCCCTTCTCGGCGTCGGTCGGGTCGGTGATGGTCGGGCGGGAGTCGCCGCTCGCCTCGCTCGCCGACCTGCGCGGCCGGCGGATCGGCGTCGCCGGCGGGCCGCTCGACAAGAACTGGCTTCTGCTGCGGGCGCTGGCGATCCGGGAGTTCGGCTTCGATCCGGCCCGGGAGGCCCAGCCGGTCTTCGCGGCCCCCCCTCTGCTGAACCAGCAGATGACGGCGGGCCAGCTCGACGCCGTGCTGACCTACTGGCAGTTCGCCGCCCGTCTCGACGCGCAGGGGCATCGCCGCCTGCTCGACATCCAGGATGTGGCGGCCCGTCTCGGCGTGCCGGGGGAGACGCCGGCGCTCGGCTATGTCTTCCGCGAGGACTGGGGCCGCGGTCATGCCGACGCCGTCGCCGCCTTCTTCGCGGCGGGCCTGAAGGCCAAGGAGATCCTGCGGACCTCCGATGCGGAGTGGGAGGCGCTGCGCCCGCTGGTCCGGGCGGAGGACGAGGCGACCTTCACGGCGCTGCGCCAGGGCTACCGCGCCGGCATCCCCACCCGTTGGGGGGAGGGCGAGAAGGCCGCCGCGGCCAGCCTGTTCGCCCTCATAGCCGGGCTCGGCGGTCCCGACCTCGTCGGGCGGGAAGGGCGGCTGGCGGAGGGCACCTTCTGGCCCGGCCTGTCCATTCCGGCGGTCCCCGCTGCGGCGGCGCCATCGCCGTGATGCCGGCGATCCTGGTGAAGTCGGCGCAGCGCGGGCTGTCCCTGCTGCTCCTGCTGGCGGTCTGGCAGGTTGCGGCGAGCGCCGCGGCAAGCCGCCTGCTGCCCGCCCCGCCGGAGGTGCTGGAGGCCGTGCTGCGCGGGGTGGCGAGCGGCGAGCTGCCCTTCCACCTCGCCATGACGCTGGGCCGGGTGGCGGCGAGCTTCGCCGTCTCCATGCTGATCGGGGCCGCCATCGGCATCGCGCTCGGCCGGTTGGCCCTGCTGGACCGGCTGTTCGACGGCTGGCTGGTGCTGTTCCTGAACCTGCCGGCGCTGGTCGTCATCATCCTCTGCTACGTCTGGTTCGGCATGGGGGAGGCGGCGGCCGTGCTGGCGGTCTCCATCAACAAGATCCCCAACGTGGCGGTCATCCTGCGCGAAGGGGCGCGCGCCCTCGACCGGGATTTCCTCGACGTGGCCCAGGTCTACCGGCTGGGACCGCTGCGCACGGCCCGCCATGTCGTCCTGCCGCAGCTCGCCCCCTACTTCCTGGCCGCGGCGCGGTCGGGGCTGGCGCTGATCTGGAAGATCGTGCTGGTGGTGGAGCTGCTGGGGCGGAGCAACGGCGTCGGCTTCCAGATCAACCTCTATTTCCAGCTCTTCGACGTCACCGCCATCCTGGCCTACACCTTCGTCTTCATCGCGCTGGTGATGGCGATCGAAGCGGCGGTCCTCCAGCCGCTCGACCGCCGCCTCGCGCGCTGGCGGCGCTGAGCGGGCTTCTCCCGGCCGAGGCTCAGCCGGAAAGGGGTATCCTTTCGGGAAGATGGTTCGCGGGGCAAACAAATGCCACTCTGGTGGGCGCCACCAGGGGTGGCGACGCCGGGCCACCGGCGCCAGCCGGAGGAAGACCGCGTGACGACCGGACCTGCCATGGACCTGCCCCTGGACGAGCTGGACAGGACGCGAGCCGGCCGATGCCCGGCGGCGGGGGCGGAGGTGCTGTCGCTCGACATCCGGTCGAAGCGCTACCCGGCCCGTGACCGCGACGGTGCCGCCGGCCATGCGGTGTTCGAGAATTTCCGCCTGACGCTGCCGGCCGGCGGCGTCCACGCCATCGTCGGGCCGTCCGGCTGCGGCAAGACCACGCTCCTGAACATCGTCGCCGGTCTGGACCGCGCCTATCAGGGCAGCGTCCGCCTGCCGGGGGCTGCGGGGCGCGAGCCGGTGCTGGGCTATGTCTTCCAGACCCCGCGCCTGCTTCCCTGGCGGACGGTGGCGGAGAACCTGTCGCTCGTCCTGCACGGTGTCCCGGACCGCGAGGAGCGCGTCGCCCGCTGGCTGCGCGAGGTCGGGCTGGACGGGCAGGGCGGCGTCTACCCGTCCCGGCTGTCCGGCGGGATGAGCCGCCGCGTCGCGCTCGCCCGCGCCTTCGCGGTGGAGCCGGACCTGCTGCTGATGGACGAACCCTTCGTCTCGCTCGACGAGCCGACCGCCCGCCACCTGCGGCAGCTGCTGACCCGCATCCTGCAGGCCCATCCGACCACGGTCCTGTTCGTCACCCACGACCTGCGCGAGGCGATCACGCTCGCCGACCGCATCCTGTTCCTCTCGCGCCCGCCGACCCGGCTGCTGCTGGACCTGCCGATCCCCCTCACCGCCGCCGAGCGGGCGGACGAGGCCCGGGTGGAGGCCCTGTGGTCGGCGCTGCGGCGCGACCATGCGGCGACGCTGGAGGGGGGGACATGACGGCGCTCCTCCGCCGGCTTCTACTCGTGCTGGCCCTGCCGGCTGCCGGTCCCGCCGCCGGTCCCGCCGTCGCGCAAGCCGTCGCGCAGGATCCGCAGGTGGTCCGCATCGGCTACCTGACCCGGGAGGAGGAGCCGCACATCCCCCTGACCTTCCTGGAGCCGGTGGTGGAGGACGAGGGGGTGCAGGGCGCCCGCCTCGGCATCGCCGACAACGACACGACCGGCCGCTTCACCAACCAGCGCTTCGAACTGGTCGAGGTCACCGTGCCGATGGACGGCAGCGTGGAGCAGGCGGTGCGCGACCTGTCCGGCCAGGGCATCCGCCTGCTCGTCGCCGACCTGCGGGCCGATGCGCTGCTCGCCGCCGCCGCGGTGCCGGAGGCGACGGACATGCTGGTCTTCAACACCCGCGCCCCCGACGACGCCCTGCGCAACGAGCAGTGCCGCGCCAACCTCCTGCATGTGGCGCCCAGCCGGCGGATGCTGGCGGATGCGCTGGCGCAGTATCTGGCGCTGCGGCGCTGGTCGACCTGGATGCTGGTCGTCGGCCGCGCGCCCGAGGATGCCGGCTACGCCGAGGCGATGCGCCGGGCCGCCAAGCGCTACGGCGCCCGCATCGTCGAGGAGAAGGGCTGGACCTTCGAGGATGCCAACCGCCGCACCGATACCGGCCACGTCACCCTGCAGACGGAGATCCCGCCCTTCACCCAGGGGCGCGACTACGACGTGCTGATCGTGGCCGACGAGGCGGACGTCTTCGGCGAGTATCTCGCCTACCGGACCTGGCTGCCGCGGCCGGTCGCCGGCACCCATGGGCTTGTCCCGGCCTCCTGGTCCCGCGTCCACGAGCAATGGGGGCGACCCAGCTCCACAGCCGGTTCGAGCGGCAGGCGAACCGCTGGATGCGTCCGCGCGACTATACCGCCTGGATCGCCGTCCGCGCGGTGGGGGAGGCGGCGACCCGCACCCGGTCCGCCGATCCGGCGGCGCTGGCCGCCTTCATCCGCGGGCCGGATTTCTCGCTGCCGGCCTTCAAGGGCCAGGGCCTCAGCTTTCGCGACTGGGACGGGCAACTGCGGCAGCCGGTCCTGCTGGCCGGTCCGCGGACGCTGATCTCGGTCTCGCCCCAGCCGGGGTTCCTGCATCAGTTCTCGGAGCTCGACACGCTCGGCGACGACCGGCCGGAAAGCCGCTGCCGCAACCGATGAGACCAGACCCGCCGGCGGCCGGGCCGGCGCCAGGGAGGAAAGACCGCATGCCGATGATGAAGGGCGCCGTCCTGGCGCTGCTCGGGCTGAGCCTGGCCCTGCCGGTGGAGGCGGAGACCGTCTTCGTCTCCAATGAACGCAGCAACAGCATCTCGGTCCTCGACGGGGAGAAGCTGCAGACCGTCGCCACGATCAAGGTCGGCCGGCGGCCGCGCGGCATCACCTTCAACAAGGACATGACGCGCATCTACGTCTGCGTCGGCGACGACAACCGGATCGACGTGATCGACGTGGCAAGCCGCAAGGTGGTGGACCGGCTGCCCTCCGGCCCCGACCCGGAGCTGTTCGTCCTGGAGCCGGCCGGACGTCTGCTCTACGTCGCGAACGAGGACGACAACAAGGTCTCCGTGGTCGACACCGAGACCCGGAAGATCGTCGGCGAGATCCAGGTGGGGGTGGAGCCGGAGGGAATGGGGATCAGCCCGGACGGCAGGATCCTGGTCAACACCTCGGAAACCACCAACATGGCCCACTTCATCGACACGTCGAGCCACCGGATCGTCGACAACGTGCTGGTGGATGCGCGCCCCCGCGTCGCCCGCTTCACACCCGACGGGCGCCATGTCTGGGTATCGGCCGAGGTCGGCGGCACGGTCAGCATCATCGATCCCTCGGTCCACAAGGTCGTCCACAAGATCAGCTTCGCCATCCAGGGTGTCCCGCGCGAGGCGATCCAGCCGGTCGGCATCCAGATGACCGGCGACGGCAAGCGGGCCTTCGTCGCCCTCGGCCCCGCCAACCGCGTGGCCGAGATCGATGCCGAGACCTATGAGGTCAAGCGCTACCATCTGGTCGGGCAGCGGGTCTGGAACCTGGCCCTCTCGCCGGACGAGAAGCGGCTCTACACCACCAACGGCGTCAGCAACGACGTTTCCGTTCTCGACATGGAGCGGGGCCGCGTCGTCAAGTCCGTCGCGGTCGGCGGCGCGCCGTGGGGCGTGATCGTCAAGCCGTGACGGACGGCGGCACGGGCAGGACCATGGCCGGCCCGGAAGCGGTCGCCGCACCGGTCCTGTCGGTGGAGGACGTGAGCCACAGCTTCGGCCGCCGCAAGGCGCTGGACGGCGTCTCCTTCGCCATCCCGGCCGGCCGCTTCGCCGTCCTCCTGGGGTTGAACGGGGCCGGCAAGACCACGCTCTTCTCCCTCATCACGCGGCTCTACAACAACCGGTCCGGCAGCATACGGGTATTCGGGTTCGACATGCGCCGCCAGCCGTCCCAGGCGCTGGCACGCATGGGTGTCGTCTTCCAGCAGCCGACCCTTGACCCCGACCTGACGGTGATGCAGAACCTGCGCTATCACGGCGGGCTGCATGGCCTGCCGCGCGCCGTGATCGAGGAGCGGGCGGGCGAGGAGCTTTCCCGCATCGGCCTGTCCGACCGGGCCGGCGAGCGGGTGCGGACGCTCTCCGGCGGCCAGCGCCGGCGGGTCGAGATCGCCCGCGCGCTGCTGCACCGTCCCGGCCTGTTGCTGCTCGACGAGCCGACCGTCGGGCTCGACGTCGAGCTTCGCCGCCTCGTCCTCGGCCATGTGCACGGACTCTGCCGCGACCGCGGCCTTGCCGTGCTGTGGGCCACCCACCTGATCGACGAGGCGCTGCCGAGGGATGGCGTGATCGTGCTGCACCGCGGCCGGGTGCTGGCGTCCGGGCTGATGGAGGAGGTCTGCGCCGCCGCCGGGGCCGCCACGCTCGACGAGTCCTTCGCACGCCTGACCGGAATGGGGAGGGTGCGATGACCGCGAGCCTCTACTGGCGCTGCCTGTGCAGCATCGTGGTGCGCGAGGGGCTGCGCTTCGTCCATCAGCGGGAGCGGTTCTTCGCCGCCCTGGTCCGGCCGCTGGTCTGGCTCGCCATCTTCGCGGTGGGGTTCCGGGCGGTGCTGGGCCTGTCGATCATCCCGCCCTACGAGACCTACATCCTGTACGAGGAGTATGTCGTGCCCGGGCTGGTCGGCATGATCCAGCTCTTCAACGGCATGCAAAGCTCCCTCTCCATGGTCTACGACCGCGAGACGGGCAGCATGAAGACGCTGCTGGTCAGCCCGCTGCCGCGCTGGTACCTGCTGCTGTGCAAGCTGCTTGCCGGGGTTCTGGTGTCGGTCGTGCAGGCCTACGTCTTCCTGGCCGTGGCCTGGTTCTGGGACGTCCGCCCGCCGCCGCTCGGCTATCTCGCGGTGTTCCCGGCGCTGCTGCTCGGCGGACTGATGCTGGGGGCGCTGGGCTTGCTGCTCTCCTCCTTCGTCAGGCAGCTTGAGAATTTCGCGGGCGTGATGAATTTCGTGATCTTCCCGATGTTCTTCGCCTCCACCGCCCTCTATCCGCTCTGGCGCATCCGCGAGGGAAGCCCGACCCTGGCCCGCGTGGCGGAGGCCAATCCCTTCACCCATGCGGTGGAGCTGATCCGCTTCGCGCTCTATCTCGGCTTCGACCGCACGGCCCTGCTGGCCGTGGCAGGATCGCTCCTGCTGTTCCTCGGCGGCGCCATCCTCGCCTACGACCCCGGCCGCGGCTTCTGGGCGCGGCGCGGCGGTCCGGCCGGGCAGGGCGGCGCCTGACCGGCACCGGGATCAACGGACGATCCGGATGTTGACTGTATCGACGGGGCCCGGACGAAGAGCGGGCCTCCCATCACCAATCCGGAGGGAACGTCCCATGAGGGATTTGCGCAACGCATCCATCGCGTCCATGCTGGCCGCCGCACTGGGCTTGGCGGCGGGCTTGGCGGCAGTCCCGGCAATCGCCCAATCCCCGGCGTCCGGCGGTACCGGCACCCAGGGAAGCACCCGGGGATCGGGCGCCACCACCGGTACCCTGCCGGACAATTCCCTGGCCGGACAGCGGCAGGGCACCATCGACGGCGGCGAGGCCCGGCAGGGCGAGCAGGGGCCGGCCTCCGGACAGAGCGGCTCCACGGCGTCGCCCACCGGCAGCTTGCCGGACAACTCGCTGGCCGGGCAGCGCCAGGGCACCATCGGCGGCGGCTCCGTCAGCCAGGGCGGCAGCGGTTCGACCGAGTCCCCGCAGCAGCCCCGCCAGGGCACCGGCCAGTAGGCGGCCCGCTGGCTCCCTGCCACCTCAGCGGGAGGGGGCCAGGATGCGATGGCGCAGCAGCCAGTCGACGCCGCGCCGCCAGGACCGCTCGTTGTCCCCGCGGATGTCGGCGACACCGCGGGCGACGACGCTGCCGTCCTCGACGTTCCGCAAGGTGATGTCGATGCTGAGGATCAGGCTGCTGACCTTGCGGATCACCCCCGTCGCGACCACCGCCGCCCCGGCCCGGCGGCCGAGATCGAGTTCGCAGCCGCTGCAGGCGGCGACGGAGGGGGGCGGCGCGTCGGCGGCCCCGGACTGCCCGGCCGGCATGACGCTGTAGCGTCCGGAGGACTCCAACTCCGTCCGCATCAGGTCGGTCACGCGCTTCAGCCGGCCGGCATGGTCGGGGTGCTCCCCTTCGCCGCTGCTGTCGAGAAGCTCGACGTCGAACAGCAGCAGCCGGGCCGGCCGCTCCTCCGCCCGGGCGCCGGCGGGGATCGCGAGCAGGGCCGCCAGCAGACACGCGGATGCGATGGAGGTCATCGGCCTGGTCCTATCCGAAAGAGATTCTAGTCAGGACCCGGCCGCCGTCCGCACAATTCCCCCATGGCGAACCGCAGGGCCCTGTCCATTCCGTTTCTGCTCGCGCTGCTGTCCGTTCCGTCGCTTCCCGCGACGGCGGCGGAGCCGGCATCCGACTGGCCATGCCAGCAGATCCTGGTGCCGGCCCTGTCGCCCGCGCAAATCTGGGCCGGCGACCCGATCGGGGGGAAGGAAGGCGCCTGGCGCGACGTCGCGGGCCTGGAGCCTGTCCTGCGGCAGGCGGTCGACGGCTCCGTCGACGTCGAGGCGGCGGAGGAGGCCATCGACCGCTATGCCGGATCGCTGGGGCCCGACAGGAACGCCGTGCTGACCATCCTCTTCGCAGGCGTGTTCGACACGCTGAACCGGCAGCGCAGCGAGGCGATCTCCGCCATTCAGCGGTATACGCGCCAGCAGCGCGCCATGCTCGACCGCATCGGCGAGGAGCTGACGCGCATGCAATCGCTGCCGCCCCGGTCGCCGGAGGCGGAGTCGCTGGCCCGGGAGATCTCGTGGCAGCGGCGGGTCCTGGATGAGCGGCGGCGCTACCAGTCCGCGCTGTGCGACCAGCCGGTCCGGATGGAGCAGCGGGTCGGGCGCCTTGCCCGCGCCATCGGCGCCCATCTCGACTGATCCGCCGTCAGTTCGTCGTTCCGGTCGCGACGGGGGTCACCGGCGCCACCGGATATCCCGCCTCCTGCCAGCGCGACACGCCGTCGGCATACCAGTAGACATTGCCGTAACCCCACTCCATGGCCCGCTTGGCCGCGTTCCAGGACATCCAGCAGTTCGGCTCGCAGAACAGCACCAGCCCGGCCTTGCGGTCGCCGCCGGTGATCTGCTCCAGCCCGCTGCGGAAATAGCGTTCCTGCTCCTTCGACAGGGTGCCGTAGCCGACATTCGGCAGCCAGACGGCGCCCGGCAGGCTCTGGCGCGGCAGCGGTGCCCAGAGGGCGGGCGGCGGGCGGTCCGCCGGGCGTTGCGGCGCCGGCATGACATCGACCAGACGCAGGCCGGGCGACCGCTCCATCAGATGCCTCAGCGCGGGCAGGGTGAGGGTGGTGGCGCCGCGCAGGCCGGCGGGAACGGGGGCGCGGTAGCCGTCCGTCCGGTAGCCGTCGGGCTCCATCGCCTCCGCCGTCTTCAGGGTGCCGTCGGGGCCGATCAGCGGCACATGGTAGCGCAGCAGGATGGCGTCGATGTCGGCCTGCCGGCGCTTGATGAAGTCGTTCAGCCAGTGCTTCCACTCCGGTTCGTCGGCCCGGATGCCCATGGAGATGTCGAACTGCAGCCGCGCGGCCGCCGGTTCCTGCACCATCGGCACGACGACCAGCGGCTCCTGCTGCTGCGCCGCGTAATAGCCGGCGATCGGCCCCAGATCACCGCCGCGTCCGTCCGCCCCTTCGCCACGTCCTCGATCGCGTCGCGGGCCGGGTTGCCCGCCCGCGTGTCGGTGTTGAGCTGGTAGGGCTCCATCCGCGTCAGGCCGTAGCGGCGCATCAGCGACGCCGCCGGCGTCTTCTCGACGATGCCGATCCGTGCCTCCTTCAGCGACGGGTCGCCCAGCGTCCGTGCCGTCAGGCCGGACGCCTTGCGGTAGACCAGCGCGTAGACCGTGCGATAGTAGGGGTTGGTGTTCTGCATCAGCTCCTCGCCCGAAGCCGTTCCCATGACGAGGTCGCACTGCCGGGCGCGCAGCGTGTTGCGGACGAAGCCGATGGTCTGCGGCCACCAGAAATAGGTCACCGGCCGCTGCAGATCCTCGCCGATCAGGCGGGCGATCTCGTTCTCGAATCCCTCCAGGCGCTCGTTGGAAAAGGGCAGCAGGTTGGCGTCGGCACAGACGCGGACGGCCTCCCTGTCGCTGGCTTCGATGGCGATCGCCCCGCTTGACGCCGTCAGGACGACGCCGGCCAGCACTGCGGCGATGCGCGCCGGGATTGCCGCCGTCACGGCCGGCCCCTCAGCTTCCGTACCGCTTGGGACGCCCGCCGGGCAGGGCGCCGTCGGCGCGGGCCTTCAGGTAGCGGTAGATGTCGTCGAGATTCTGCACCACGTTGGGATCGAGCCCGAAGGTCGGCATCACCTTGTCTCCGGTGGCGCCCTGGGTCTGGCGGCCGTTGATGACGACCTCCTTGAACTCGTCGTAGCTCAGTCTCTTGAGGGAATCGACCAGCGGCGGCGCGAAGGACGATCCGCTGGCGTCGAAGCCATGGCAGGTATGGCAGACCGAGTGGAAGCGGCGGTAGCCGTTGTAGGTGCCGCGGTCGACAAGGCCCTCTTTCACCTCGTAGGTCGGCACCCCGTCCGGGGTCATCGGCGGTTCCTCCTCGGCCATGGCCGGGCCGATCACGGCGGCGCCGGCCAGGCCGATCGCCAACAGGCACGAGCGCGCGCGAAATCGCAGGGTCATCGTCATCAGCTGTCCTCGATGGCCGGCAGGCCCGGCGCCTCCCGGCGGTGATGCGCGGGAGGCGCCGGGGGATGCCTCACTTCTGGTCGGGAACGTGGAACACCGTCAGCACCCCGCCGAGCTGGGTGTACTCGCCGAGCGAGGCATGCGCGCCGACGGCACCCAGGCCGGCCGTTGCCACCGTTCCGGGCTGGTGGCCGGGATGCACCGCCTCGTGCCAGGCGGTGGCGCCGCTCTCCTGCGTCAGGCCGGCCGCAAGGCCGATACCGGCCCAGCCGCCCACCCCCGACAGGACCGCGATGTACTGCTTGCCGTTGTGGGTGTAGGTGTTGATGTTGCCGATGATCCCCGAGGGCGTCTTGAAGCGCCACAGCTCCTTGCCGTCCTTCATGTTGACGGCGATGAGATAGCCTTCCAGCGTCCCGTAATAGGCGACGCCGCCCTTGGTGGTCAGGGCGCCGCTCCACACCGCGAAGCGTTCCGGACGCGACCAGACGATCTTGCCGGCCGCCGCGTCCCAGGCGATGAAGTTGCCCATGCCGCCGTGGGAGTTCGGCGTCGGATACATCGAGACGGTCGAACCGACATAGGCCTGCCCCGCCGTATAGGCGACGGAGAAGGGCTCGTAATCCATGCAGATATGGTTGGTCGGGACGTAGAACAGCCCGGTGTCCGGCGAGAAGGAGGCCGGCTGCTGGTCCTTGGTGCCGAGGGCCGCGGGGCAGACGCCGGTCGTGTTGGTGTCCTCTCCGTTGGCGAACGTGCTGTACTTCTCGTTCACCTTCGGTCGGCCGGTCTTCATGTCGACCTCGGTCGCCCAGTTGACGGTCGGATCGTACTTCTGGGCGACCAGCAGCTCGCCGGTGGCCCGGTCGATGGTGTAGGCGAATCCGTTGCGGTCGAAGTTGACCAGAACCTTGCGCTGCTGGCCGTTCATCGTGATGTTGGCCAGGATGTTCTCGTTGACGCCGTCGAAGTCCCACTCGTCGAACGGCGTCTTCTGGTAGACCCATTTCGCCTCGCCGGTGTCGGGGTCGCGGGCGAAGATGGTCATCGACCACTTGTTGTCGCTCTTGTTGCGATCCTTGTCGACCGCCCGCTGGACCGGGTTCCAGGTTCCCGGATTGCCGGTTCCGTAATAGACGAGGTTCAGTTCCGGATCGTAGGTGTACCAGCCCCAGGTGGTGCCGCCGCCGCGCTTCCACTCGTCACCGGGCCATGTGCTGACGCCGAGATCCTTCGCGCCGATGGGCTTGCCCATCATCATCGTCTTCGACGGGTCGATCTTCACGTCGGCGTCCGGTCCGGTCGAATAGGCGCGCCAGACCATCTTGCCGCTGTTGGTGTCATAGGCGGTGAGGTGGCCGCGCACGCCGAACTCGCCGCCGCTGATGCCGACCAGGACCTTGTCCTTGACCACCACCGGAGCCGCCGTCAGCGTCTCGCCCTTGGTGTGGTCGCCGTTCTTGACCTTCCACAGCTCCTTGCCGTTCTTCGCGTCGAGCGCGACCAGCACGTTGTCAGCCTGGGCCAGGAAGACCTTGCCGTCCGCGACCGCGACGCCGCGGTTCACCGTGTCGCAGCACATCACCGGGATGACGGTCGGGTCCTGCACCGACTCGTATTTCCAGATCACCCGGCCGGGGTTGTTCAGGTCCAGGGCGAAGACCTTGTTCGGGAAAGGCGTGTGGATGTACATCACGTCGCCGATGACGATCGGTCCGCCCTCATGGCCGCGCAACACCCCGGTCGAGAAGCTCCAGGCGACCTGCAGGTTCTTGACGTTGTCCGCCGTGATCTGATTGAGCGGGCTGTAGCGCTGGCCGGCATAATTTCCCAGCTGCATGGCCCAGTTGTTCGGGTCCGACTGGATTTTCAGGACGCTTTCATTGGCGGCGGCCGAACCGGCGGCAAAGACGGCAGCAGAAGCCAGCAACCAGAGTGACAAGGCTTTCATGGCGCTCCCTCCCATTGTTGGCGCGAATCGCTACCTGCAAAAGCAATGGAACTGGATGCAAGACAGCACTCGCAGCACCAAATACCGCGATTTCGGTTCGGTAGTCGCTGTGCGCCAATCGGAGACATGAGCTTATGGTGGATGTTAGAACCCGTCAAGTATCGGCCGGAGCGCTATCCTAATTATGGATGCGGAATATCGATATTGTTTGATACGATGGCGCTATTTGGTGGTACATGTTTTTGTGCTCCCGATGTATCTGATAAAAACCAG
Above is a genomic segment from Azospirillum thermophilum containing:
- a CDS encoding methanol/ethanol family PQQ-dependent dehydrogenase codes for the protein MKALSLWLLASAAVFAAGSAAANESVLKIQSDPNNWAMQLGNYAGQRYSPLNQITADNVKNLQVAWSFSTGVLRGHEGGPIVIGDVMYIHTPFPNKVFALDLNNPGRVIWKYESVQDPTVIPVMCCDTVNRGVAVADGKVFLAQADNVLVALDAKNGKELWKVKNGDHTKGETLTAAPVVVKDKVLVGISGGEFGVRGHLTAYDTNSGKMVWRAYSTGPDADVKIDPSKTMMMGKPIGAKDLGVSTWPGDEWKRGGGTTWGWYTYDPELNLVYYGTGNPGTWNPVQRAVDKDRNKSDNKWSMTIFARDPDTGEAKWVYQKTPFDEWDFDGVNENILANITMNGQQRKVLVNFDRNGFAYTIDRATGELLVAQKYDPTVNWATEVDMKTGRPKVNEKYSTFANGEDTNTTGVCPAALGTKDQQPASFSPDTGLFYVPTNHICMDYEPFSVAYTAGQAYVGSTVSMYPTPNSHGGMGNFIAWDAAAGKIVWSRPERFAVWSGALTTKGGVAYYGTLEGYLIAVNMKDGKELWRFKTPSGIIGNINTYTHNGKQYIAVLSGVGGWAGIGLAAGLTQESGATAWHEAVHPGHQPGTVATAGLGAVGAHASLGEYTQLGGVLTVFHVPDQK